A window of Tautonia plasticadhaerens contains these coding sequences:
- a CDS encoding hybrid sensor histidine kinase/response regulator, with protein sequence MKDTRTILALGFAATAGVLALNAAVAVANLRQIAANNRRVVQGVETLRQLNETLSSAKDAETGQRGYILTGEEPYLEPYRAGVAAIDGHLRVLRASLGNPGQGERLAALESLLGQRLAVLDRTVRLRREEGFEPAAEVVRAGRGKSLMDDIRLVVAEMEEHERRLLTRRSAEARASLGRAIVALAVATAAALTLVTLLYVALRRHLAARERSEASLREQAERWQVTLASIGDGVIVCDDRGRVTLMNPVAESLCGQTASEASGRPLEEVFRIINEETRQPAEAPVARVLREGVVVGLANHTALVAADGTERPIHDGAAPIRDARGQITGVVLIFQDDTERRRHERELVEANRRKDEFIAMLSHELRNPLAAIGSAVVLIRDPAAASEHGWAGEVIERQVRHMTRLVDDLLDVARLTRGAVRLRTEPLDALTVIGHVVEAIRPLLDERGIRLEIGLMPDLLPLEADPVRLLQVVDNLLSNAARFTEPGGHIRLSAEHAGDRVVLRVRDTGVGIPAELLPRVFEPFVQGERSSARTEGGLGVGLAIARSLVELHGGTITARSDGPGRGSEFVVSLPAAEPQAIPDRRSTPAEPAKRRPPRVLIVDDNKDLVRGLSLLLRRLGYQVAVAYDGPEGIDAARSEHPEVILLDIGLPTLDGYEVARRLRREAALEGTRIIAVTGYGQEEDRRRSAEAGFDLHLTKPVDPETLVSLMGKPG encoded by the coding sequence ATGAAGGACACGCGAACCATCCTCGCTCTCGGCTTCGCCGCCACGGCGGGCGTCCTCGCCCTGAATGCCGCCGTCGCCGTCGCCAATCTCCGGCAGATCGCCGCGAACAACCGCCGTGTCGTGCAAGGCGTCGAGACGCTGAGGCAACTTAATGAGACCCTCTCGTCGGCCAAGGACGCCGAGACGGGCCAGCGGGGCTACATCCTCACCGGCGAGGAGCCCTACCTGGAGCCCTACCGGGCGGGCGTCGCGGCGATCGACGGGCACCTCCGCGTCCTCCGGGCTAGCCTCGGCAACCCCGGGCAGGGGGAACGGCTGGCAGCCCTCGAATCCCTCCTGGGCCAACGGCTCGCCGTGCTGGACCGCACCGTTCGGCTCCGCCGGGAGGAGGGCTTCGAGCCCGCCGCCGAGGTCGTCCGGGCCGGTCGTGGCAAGTCCCTGATGGACGACATCCGCCTCGTCGTCGCGGAGATGGAGGAGCACGAGCGGCGGCTCCTCACCCGTCGGTCTGCGGAAGCCCGGGCGAGCCTGGGCCGGGCCATCGTCGCCCTCGCCGTCGCCACGGCCGCCGCCCTGACGCTGGTGACGCTGCTCTACGTCGCCCTGCGGCGACACCTGGCCGCCCGCGAGCGGTCCGAGGCGTCGCTCCGCGAGCAGGCCGAGCGATGGCAGGTGACCTTGGCCAGCATCGGCGACGGGGTGATCGTCTGCGACGACCGCGGCCGGGTGACGCTCATGAACCCGGTCGCCGAGTCGCTCTGCGGCCAGACGGCGTCGGAGGCCTCCGGCCGGCCGCTGGAGGAGGTCTTCCGCATCATCAACGAGGAGACGCGGCAGCCGGCCGAGGCCCCGGTGGCCCGCGTGCTCCGCGAGGGCGTCGTCGTCGGCCTGGCCAACCACACCGCCCTGGTCGCCGCCGACGGCACCGAGCGGCCGATCCACGACGGGGCCGCACCGATCCGCGACGCTCGGGGGCAGATAACAGGCGTCGTGCTCATCTTCCAGGATGATACCGAGCGGCGGCGGCACGAGCGGGAACTGGTCGAGGCCAACCGCCGCAAGGACGAGTTCATCGCCATGCTCTCGCACGAACTCCGCAACCCGCTGGCCGCGATCGGCTCGGCCGTCGTGCTCATCCGCGACCCCGCGGCGGCCAGCGAGCACGGGTGGGCCGGCGAGGTGATCGAGCGACAGGTCCGGCACATGACCCGCCTGGTGGACGACCTGCTCGACGTGGCCCGTCTGACGCGGGGGGCGGTCCGGCTCCGCACCGAGCCGTTGGACGCCCTCACGGTCATCGGGCACGTCGTCGAGGCGATCCGGCCCCTGCTCGACGAGCGGGGCATCCGCCTGGAGATCGGCCTCATGCCGGACCTCCTGCCGCTGGAGGCCGACCCGGTGCGGCTGCTCCAGGTGGTCGATAACCTGCTCTCCAACGCCGCCCGCTTCACCGAGCCCGGCGGCCATATCCGCCTCTCGGCCGAGCACGCCGGTGACCGGGTCGTCCTCCGCGTCCGCGACACCGGGGTCGGCATCCCGGCCGAGTTGCTGCCGCGGGTCTTCGAGCCCTTCGTGCAGGGGGAACGCTCGTCGGCGAGGACCGAAGGTGGCCTGGGCGTCGGCCTGGCCATCGCCCGCAGCCTGGTGGAACTCCACGGCGGGACCATAACCGCCCGCAGCGACGGCCCCGGCCGCGGCAGCGAGTTCGTCGTCTCGCTCCCGGCCGCCGAGCCGCAGGCGATCCCGGATCGGCGAAGCACCCCGGCCGAACCGGCCAAGCGACGCCCGCCGCGGGTACTGATCGTGGACGACAACAAGGACTTGGTCCGGGGGCTGTCTTTGCTGCTGCGGCGGCTGGGCTACCAGGTCGCCGTGGCCTACGACGGCCCGGAGGGGATCGACGCGGCCCGCAGCGAGCACCCGGAGGTCATCCTGCTGGACATCGGGCTACCGACACTCGACGGCTACGAAGTCGCCAGGAGACTTCGGCGGGAGGCGGCCCTGGAGGGGACGCGGATCATCGCCGTGACCGGCTACGGGCAGGAGGAGGACCGCCGTCGCTCGGCGGAGGCGGGCTTCGACCTGCACCTGACCAAGCCGGTGGACCCGGAGACGCTGGTGTCGCTGATGGGAAAGCCGGGCTGA
- a CDS encoding transglutaminase-like domain-containing protein has product MLLAVRATATYELQDESFAFLMVEPPLSGARHRVVEERLTTTPTRSCELRRDLYGNPQRHLIAPKGRFSFEFSATVEADPNAELPEHAAELPPHELPAEALVYTLPSRYCESDLLGRMAQTEFGRLPPGGGRVRAVAEWVRGHVEYRYGTSGPTTSARDTAIQRVGVCRDFAHLVIAFCRALDIPARYVSGYALGLEPPDFHGFVQVYLGEAWHNIDATTGCLRPALVPIAVGRDAADAAMMTLWTPHEVVEQAVEVRRVAE; this is encoded by the coding sequence ATGCTCTTGGCCGTGCGAGCCACCGCCACCTACGAACTGCAAGACGAGTCGTTCGCCTTCCTCATGGTCGAGCCGCCTCTGAGCGGGGCGAGACATCGGGTCGTCGAGGAGCGGCTCACGACCACCCCGACGCGATCCTGCGAACTGCGGCGTGACCTCTACGGCAACCCCCAGAGGCACCTCATCGCCCCGAAGGGGCGGTTCTCCTTCGAGTTCTCGGCCACCGTCGAGGCCGACCCGAACGCCGAACTCCCCGAACACGCCGCCGAACTTCCGCCCCACGAACTCCCGGCCGAGGCGTTGGTCTACACGCTGCCGTCCCGGTACTGCGAATCGGACCTGCTCGGCCGCATGGCCCAGACCGAGTTCGGCCGCCTCCCGCCGGGCGGAGGCCGGGTCCGGGCTGTCGCCGAGTGGGTGAGGGGGCACGTCGAGTATCGTTACGGGACTTCCGGCCCGACCACCTCGGCCCGCGACACGGCGATCCAGCGGGTGGGCGTCTGCCGCGACTTCGCCCACCTGGTCATCGCCTTCTGCCGGGCGTTGGACATCCCGGCCCGTTACGTCTCGGGGTATGCCTTGGGCCTCGAACCGCCCGATTTCCACGGCTTCGTCCAGGTCTACCTGGGCGAGGCGTGGCACAACATCGACGCGACGACGGGTTGCCTTCGCCCGGCGTTGGTCCCGATCGCCGTCGGCCGCGACGCCGCCGACGCGGCGATGATGACGCTCTGGACGCCGCACGAGGTGGTCGAGCAGGCGGTCGAGGTCCGCCGGGTCGCCGAATGA
- a CDS encoding DUF2784 domain-containing protein, which yields MSWYRVAADAVALTHASYVAFVVFGLVAIVTGLAMGKPLARNFWFRIVHLAMIGIVVLQAWLGVVCPLTTLEKTLRRLAWNEWVYETDFIEHWVHRVIFSDLPPWVFIAAYTLFGLVVLATFAFYPPRWNTGHGLRDR from the coding sequence ATGTCCTGGTACCGCGTCGCGGCGGACGCCGTGGCCCTGACCCACGCCTCCTACGTCGCCTTCGTCGTCTTCGGGCTGGTGGCGATCGTGACCGGCCTGGCGATGGGAAAGCCTTTGGCACGCAACTTCTGGTTCCGGATCGTCCACCTGGCGATGATCGGCATCGTCGTCCTCCAGGCGTGGCTCGGCGTCGTCTGCCCGCTGACGACCCTGGAGAAGACGCTCCGTCGCCTGGCGTGGAACGAGTGGGTCTATGAGACCGACTTCATCGAGCATTGGGTCCACCGGGTGATCTTCTCCGACCTCCCGCCGTGGGTGTTCATCGCGGCCTACACACTGTTCGGGTTGGTGGTGCTGGCGACGTTCGCGTTCTACCCGCCCAGGTGGAACACCGGGCACGGGCTGAGAGATCGATAA
- a CDS encoding toxin-antitoxin system HicB family antitoxin: MPETVVHFQIRMPPYLHEELASRAKEQKASLNAMVVEILREAVEWHSSSDGQSDGKARM, encoded by the coding sequence ATGCCGGAAACCGTTGTTCATTTCCAGATCAGGATGCCCCCATACCTGCACGAAGAACTTGCCAGCCGGGCGAAGGAGCAGAAGGCGTCCCTGAACGCCATGGTCGTCGAGATACTCCGCGAGGCGGTGGAGTGGCATAGTTCGAGCGACGGGCAATCGGACGGCAAGGCCCGGATGTGA
- a CDS encoding DUF3309 family protein has protein sequence MLEIILLVVLVVVLLGAIPTWPHSRNWGYYPSGIVGTLLIVLLVVVLLRYL, from the coding sequence ATGCTGGAGATCATCCTGCTGGTCGTCCTGGTCGTCGTCCTGCTGGGTGCGATCCCGACCTGGCCGCACAGCCGGAACTGGGGCTACTACCCGAGTGGGATCGTCGGGACGCTGCTGATCGTCCTCCTCGTCGTCGTGCTCCTGCGGTACCTCTGA
- a CDS encoding Arc family DNA-binding protein, with protein MPESVVHFVVRMPSALHEKLSSRAMEEKASLNAMIVAILRKIMERPKPNGQSSTPNDTPTAGVGGAAEQGQMAR; from the coding sequence ATGCCCGAATCCGTGGTCCACTTCGTGGTCCGGATGCCGTCGGCCTTGCATGAGAAGCTGTCCAGCCGGGCGATGGAGGAGAAGGCATCCCTGAATGCCATGATCGTCGCAATTCTCCGCAAGATAATGGAGCGGCCGAAGCCAAACGGCCAATCATCGACGCCTAACGACACGCCCACCGCCGGGGTCGGCGGGGCGGCGGAGCAGGGACAGATGGCGAGGTAG
- a CDS encoding helix-turn-helix domain-containing protein, with protein MSNNRGPMYGVVASIAWHLSRHTAPGPFFLPRERIAELLGAEHAMTVTRIVNLLERDGIVRCVDAEFSYAKKKAKEYMFIGEPPEPA; from the coding sequence TTGAGCAACAATAGGGGCCCGATGTACGGCGTCGTCGCGTCGATCGCCTGGCATTTATCCCGCCACACCGCCCCGGGGCCGTTCTTCCTCCCGCGTGAGCGGATCGCCGAGTTGCTGGGTGCCGAGCACGCGATGACCGTGACACGGATCGTCAACCTGCTGGAGCGGGACGGCATTGTCCGGTGCGTCGACGCGGAGTTCAGCTACGCGAAGAAGAAGGCCAAGGAGTACATGTTCATCGGCGAGCCGCCGGAACCAGCATAG
- a CDS encoding IS256 family transposase has product MTHQDQPAAIDEVMELLAEHGSDGLAQAIGVLRDELMERERTQALGAAPHRRSEARKGSANGSKPQTRHTPMGPIAVRVPQARGLDSYASALERGVRGERASKPAVAERDGPGVSTGKGAAIAERPRGSEVTGSQVSRAAGALDEGPEGWRGRPPGETPYPIPDARGEEVRLGGSIVSCAVLTAIGIDPGGRRSIPGVGVSMAEAEVHWRGFPASLQARGPHGVEMPAGDAHAGREQALAARLTGVPRRRGQSPPAEDAPAYVPRPSLPPEVAAGPRAVFDARDRGEAERRLGPAAKRCRAVAPKPAEWPEQDVPEGLTILTLPPGRRRRLRTSDMPERLNEEVSRRTQVAGLTPNEGSVLRLVSAVLMGISEGWETGRRRLATGPG; this is encoded by the coding sequence ATGACCCACCAGGATCAACCTGCCGCCATCGACGAGGTCATGGAACTGCTGGCCGAGCATGGCTCCGACGGCCTGGCCCAGGCCATCGGCGTCCTGCGCGACGAGCTCATGGAGCGGGAGCGGACCCAGGCCCTCGGGGCCGCCCCCCACCGGCGATCCGAGGCACGCAAGGGCTCCGCCAACGGCTCCAAGCCCCAGACGCGGCACACCCCGATGGGGCCGATCGCCGTCCGGGTGCCGCAGGCCCGAGGCCTCGACTCCTATGCCTCGGCGTTGGAGAGGGGCGTCCGCGGCGAGCGGGCGTCGAAGCCGGCCGTCGCCGAGAGGGACGGGCCGGGCGTCTCGACCGGCAAGGGGGCCGCCATCGCCGAGCGGCCCCGCGGGTCGGAGGTCACCGGCAGTCAGGTCAGCCGGGCCGCCGGGGCCCTCGACGAGGGGCCGGAGGGGTGGCGGGGCCGCCCGCCGGGGGAGACGCCGTACCCGATCCCGGATGCCCGCGGCGAGGAGGTCCGCCTCGGCGGCTCGATCGTCTCGTGTGCGGTGCTGACGGCCATCGGCATCGATCCCGGGGGCCGGCGGTCGATCCCCGGGGTCGGCGTCTCGATGGCGGAGGCGGAGGTCCACTGGCGGGGCTTCCCGGCCTCGCTGCAGGCCCGTGGGCCGCACGGGGTCGAGATGCCCGCCGGCGACGCCCACGCCGGCCGGGAGCAGGCCCTGGCCGCCCGGCTGACCGGCGTGCCGCGGCGGCGGGGCCAGTCCCCCCCGGCGGAGGACGCCCCGGCCTACGTGCCGAGGCCGTCGCTGCCGCCGGAGGTCGCCGCCGGCCCGCGGGCGGTCTTCGACGCCCGGGATCGCGGCGAGGCCGAGCGGCGACTGGGCCCGGCGGCGAAGAGGTGCCGGGCCGTGGCCCCGAAGCCGGCCGAGTGGCCGGAGCAGGACGTGCCGGAGGGGCTGACCATCTTGACGCTGCCGCCGGGCCGCCGGCGGCGGCTGCGGACGAGCGACATGCCGGAGCGGCTGAACGAGGAGGTGAGCCGGCGGACGCAGGTGGCGGGGTTGACCCCGAACGAGGGATCAGTCCTGCGGCTGGTCAGTGCGGTGTTGATGGGGATCAGCGAGGGCTGGGAGACAGGGCGGAGACGTTTGGCGACGGGACCGGGGTGA